Proteins from a genomic interval of Paenibacillus sp. RC334:
- a CDS encoding MarR family transcriptional regulator encodes MEKATIIQHVYDLLIKTNHQLEQYQQRESMSFLEEVHEHFDGNASLKLTDVHVIDCIGRHEPINVTTLADRIELSKGTVSKVSTKLLKEGWIRRTQLNDNKKEIYFRLTPLGKKLFLVHERLHNKVQHQLLQFLDRYSTEELNVLKRLLSDGVGFLGAMERQDKSVEPKD; translated from the coding sequence ATGGAAAAAGCCACAATCATTCAGCACGTCTATGACCTGCTTATCAAAACTAACCATCAGCTGGAGCAGTATCAGCAGAGAGAGAGTATGTCTTTTCTCGAAGAAGTCCACGAGCATTTTGATGGGAATGCTTCGCTCAAACTGACTGATGTTCACGTCATTGACTGTATCGGGAGGCATGAGCCGATTAATGTTACGACATTAGCGGATCGGATTGAGCTGAGCAAAGGTACGGTTTCGAAAGTCAGCACCAAACTGCTCAAGGAAGGCTGGATTCGCAGAACCCAGCTTAACGACAACAAAAAAGAGATTTATTTTCGTCTAACCCCGTTGGGTAAAAAGCTCTTTCTTGTGCATGAGCGGCTTCACAATAAAGTACAGCATCAGTTGCTTCAATTTTTAGATCGTTACAGTACGGAGGAATTAAATGTCTTGAAACGCTTGTTGTCCGATGGTGTCGGTTTTTTGGGTGCAATGGAACGCCAGGACAAGAGTGTGGAACCAAAAGACTAG